Proteins from one Streptomyces genisteinicus genomic window:
- a CDS encoding fasciclin domain-containing protein yields MNAFRFRRAAVAVAAAAVLPLALTACGDDGSSDSASAESSSSAPAQEESSPAMDESAPADGPFGPACASVPKDGAGSFDGMAKDPVATAASNNPALSTLVTAVKKAGLVDTLNNAQNITVFAPTNDAFAKIPKADLDKVLADKEMLTNILTYHVVGEKLTPQQLENGTYPTLQKSTLTTKGSGENYTVNDTSKVVCGNVPTANATVYIVDTVLMPKS; encoded by the coding sequence ATGAACGCCTTCCGCTTCCGCCGTGCCGCTGTCGCCGTCGCCGCGGCCGCCGTACTGCCGCTCGCCCTCACCGCGTGCGGGGACGACGGCTCGTCCGACTCCGCCTCCGCCGAGAGCAGCTCCTCGGCTCCCGCCCAGGAGGAGTCGTCGCCCGCGATGGACGAGTCCGCGCCCGCGGACGGCCCGTTCGGTCCGGCCTGCGCCTCGGTGCCGAAGGACGGCGCCGGCTCGTTCGACGGCATGGCCAAGGACCCCGTCGCCACCGCCGCGTCCAACAACCCGGCGCTGTCGACCCTCGTCACCGCGGTCAAGAAGGCCGGCCTCGTCGACACCCTCAACAACGCCCAGAACATCACCGTGTTCGCGCCGACCAACGACGCCTTCGCCAAGATCCCGAAGGCCGACCTCGACAAGGTCCTCGCCGACAAGGAGATGCTGACCAACATCCTCACCTACCACGTGGTCGGCGAGAAGCTCACCCCGCAGCAGCTGGAGAACGGGACCTACCCCACCCTCCAGAAGTCCACCCTGACCACGAAGGGCTCCGGCGAGAACTACACCGTCAACGACACCTCGAAGGTCGTCTGCGGCAACGTCCCCACCGCCAACGCGACCGTCTACATCGTCGACACCGTGCTCATGCCCAAGTCCTGA
- a CDS encoding MscL family protein, which translates to MLKGFRNFLMRGDIITIAVGLVIALAFSTLIKAFTDYVINPVVARLQGGDSVGLGWQLGEEGNDATYLDLGQFISALIYFIVFMAVIYFCIVVPYKHYQSRHGVTVFAEPGPVKTCPACLSEDLPEAAVRCRHCTVELPPAVDAGATRV; encoded by the coding sequence ATGCTCAAAGGCTTCAGGAACTTCCTCATGCGCGGCGACATCATCACCATCGCCGTCGGTCTGGTCATCGCACTGGCCTTCTCGACGCTGATCAAGGCGTTCACCGATTACGTGATCAACCCCGTCGTCGCCCGGTTGCAGGGCGGCGACTCGGTGGGGCTCGGATGGCAGCTCGGGGAGGAGGGCAACGACGCCACCTACCTGGACCTGGGGCAGTTCATCTCGGCCCTCATCTACTTCATCGTCTTCATGGCGGTCATCTACTTCTGCATCGTCGTGCCCTACAAGCACTACCAGTCCCGCCACGGCGTCACCGTGTTCGCCGAACCCGGGCCGGTCAAGACGTGTCCGGCCTGCCTCTCGGAGGACCTGCCCGAGGCGGCGGTCAGGTGCCGCCACTGCACCGTCGAGCTGCCCCCGGCGGTCGACGCGGGAGCCACCCGGGTGTGA
- a CDS encoding GNAT family N-acetyltransferase — protein sequence MSTNRLRVVLLVCGDRSGALGPAAGRRLAGTLRPAADRLGAELVPLCVGEPDLPGAGQESPAGGHDGEQTRGWSRIAVGADGADGFVLVIPEHDHGMPATVRRALALLGPAWAGKPVGFVVHGQTPAGRHTRRVVTALRPVPSGATVAAPAGGALRDERSVPAARRAGEVEAVLEELVVLARARLSMREREHPSAEPGPLAGSRVRRLLPDDAPEVTVLQRCCWTEEALANDTLDIPALHESPDDVRAWLADWQADGLWRDGRLLGMVRTRRDGTDLHVGRLAVAPGLRGRGVGRWLLTRAETAGEGCRRIVLSTGAASHRNLGLYRRQGYVPLPGAEAAAVVSLAKAVPC from the coding sequence ATGTCAACGAACAGGTTGCGTGTCGTGCTTCTCGTCTGCGGCGACCGTTCCGGTGCCCTCGGACCGGCCGCCGGCCGGCGGCTGGCCGGCACGCTCCGCCCCGCCGCGGACAGGCTCGGCGCGGAACTCGTGCCCCTGTGCGTCGGTGAGCCGGACCTTCCCGGCGCGGGGCAGGAGTCGCCGGCCGGCGGCCACGACGGGGAACAGACCCGCGGGTGGAGCCGCATCGCCGTCGGCGCGGACGGCGCCGACGGCTTTGTCCTCGTGATCCCGGAGCACGACCACGGCATGCCCGCGACCGTGCGGCGCGCTCTCGCCCTTCTCGGTCCCGCATGGGCCGGGAAACCCGTCGGCTTCGTGGTGCACGGGCAGACCCCGGCCGGCCGGCACACCCGGCGGGTGGTGACCGCGCTCCGCCCCGTCCCGTCGGGGGCAACTGTCGCGGCACCGGCCGGCGGAGCCCTCCGGGACGAGCGGTCCGTCCCCGCCGCGCGCCGTGCCGGCGAGGTCGAGGCAGTGCTGGAGGAACTGGTGGTTCTTGCACGGGCGCGTCTGTCGATGCGTGAGCGCGAGCACCCCTCGGCCGAGCCGGGCCCGCTCGCCGGCTCCCGCGTCCGGCGCCTCCTGCCCGACGACGCACCCGAGGTGACGGTTCTTCAGCGCTGCTGCTGGACGGAGGAGGCCCTTGCCAACGACACGCTGGACATACCCGCCCTCCACGAGTCGCCGGACGACGTCCGCGCCTGGCTGGCCGACTGGCAGGCGGACGGCCTGTGGCGGGACGGCCGCCTGCTCGGCATGGTCCGCACCCGCCGTGACGGGACCGACCTCCACGTAGGCCGGCTTGCCGTCGCCCCCGGCCTGCGGGGAAGGGGTGTGGGCCGGTGGCTGCTCACCCGGGCCGAGACGGCGGGGGAGGGGTGCCGGCGCATCGTCCTGTCCACCGGCGCCGCCAGCCACCGCAATCTCGGCCTCTACCGGCGGCAGGGATACGTCCCGCTCCCCGGGGCGGAGGCGGCCGCGGTGGTGAGTCTCGCCAAGGCCGTGCCCTGCTGA
- a CDS encoding MarR family winged helix-turn-helix transcriptional regulator encodes MSTNGAGAPVRWLAADEEHAWRAYLRMVTAVRTRTAQDLAGHGLSEPDYDVLSTLSERAGGTSTLHEQAGKMGWSRSRLSRHATRMEARGLIRRAPDPADGRGCLLVLTDAGLDTLREAAPAHVASVRRHLVDRLDPSELAALGRIAEKLADGP; translated from the coding sequence ATGTCAACGAATGGGGCGGGCGCACCGGTCCGCTGGCTCGCGGCCGACGAGGAGCACGCCTGGCGCGCGTACCTGCGCATGGTGACCGCGGTGCGCACGCGCACCGCACAGGACCTGGCCGGGCACGGCTTGTCCGAGCCCGATTACGACGTGCTCAGCACCCTGTCGGAGCGCGCCGGCGGCACCAGCACACTGCACGAGCAGGCGGGCAAGATGGGCTGGTCACGCAGCCGGCTGTCCCGTCACGCCACCCGCATGGAGGCGCGCGGACTCATCCGGCGCGCCCCGGACCCCGCCGACGGCAGGGGCTGCCTCCTGGTCCTGACCGATGCGGGGCTGGACACGCTCCGGGAAGCGGCCCCGGCCCATGTCGCCTCCGTACGGCGCCACCTCGTCGACCGGCTCGACCCGTCAGAGCTCGCGGCCCTCGGGCGCATCGCGGAGAAACTCGCCGACGGGCCGTAG
- a CDS encoding putative quinol monooxygenase translates to MVIVAGHVVVDPEQREEYLAGCAAVVEQARGRAGCLDFAVSADLLDPGRVNIWERWESQAAVEAFRGSGPGGEQRAAMLAASVAEYDVAAVRSLTG, encoded by the coding sequence ATGGTGATCGTCGCGGGACATGTCGTGGTCGACCCCGAGCAGCGCGAGGAGTACCTCGCGGGCTGTGCGGCCGTGGTCGAGCAGGCCCGTGGCCGCGCGGGCTGCCTCGACTTCGCCGTCTCCGCGGACCTCCTGGACCCGGGGCGGGTGAACATCTGGGAGCGGTGGGAGTCGCAGGCCGCCGTCGAGGCGTTCCGCGGTTCCGGACCGGGCGGTGAGCAGCGGGCCGCGATGCTCGCCGCGTCGGTCGCCGAGTACGACGTCGCCGCGGTGCGCTCGCTGACCGGGTGA
- a CDS encoding 2'-5' RNA ligase family protein has translation MRTVELLLDEAAELAVREAWKRLADAGLPSQARHRSPTNSPHLTLVACPELTAPIRWELAEAAAALPLPVRFTGLIRFERPTSVLAWALEYDAALAGLHRRVWETVASDSPPGTLNPFHEPGRWSPHVTLGRTRRAGAFSGRRIPGLLPRPPLTARLTTLRSFDTDTGALEVLAPPP, from the coding sequence ATGCGCACAGTCGAGCTTCTGTTGGACGAGGCGGCGGAGCTGGCGGTACGGGAGGCCTGGAAGCGGCTGGCGGACGCCGGGCTGCCCAGTCAGGCGCGTCACCGCTCCCCGACGAACAGCCCGCACCTCACCCTGGTCGCCTGCCCGGAGCTGACCGCCCCGATCCGGTGGGAACTCGCCGAAGCCGCCGCCGCCCTGCCGCTGCCCGTGCGCTTCACCGGCCTGATCCGGTTCGAGCGGCCCACGTCCGTGCTGGCCTGGGCCCTGGAGTACGACGCGGCGCTCGCCGGCCTGCACCGCCGGGTGTGGGAGACGGTCGCCTCGGACAGTCCGCCCGGCACCCTCAACCCCTTCCACGAGCCTGGTCGTTGGAGCCCGCACGTCACACTCGGCCGGACCCGGCGTGCCGGAGCCTTCTCCGGCCGCCGGATTCCCGGGCTCCTGCCCCGGCCGCCGCTGACCGCCCGCCTCACCACGCTGCGCAGCTTCGACACCGACACCGGCGCCCTGGAGGTGCTCGCGCCGCCGCCGTGA
- a CDS encoding MFS transporter — MSAATTISPCPAEPPTRSPLLSWLAVIAVMLGIFSIVTTEILPIGLLTSIGSSFTVSDGVAGLMMTMPGFLAAVAAPLVTVATRRLDRRLVLAAFVLLLALANFLAAFAPNYWLLLVSRVMVGVTIGGFWSVGAGIAGRLVPERSARRATAVVFSAVPLGSVLGVPLGTFVADAAGWRTAFLSMGVLTLAVLVLLVLAVPPLPAVDPVGLRMLAGMLRASGTRFALAATFLVVLAHFGAYTYVTPFLEQVTRVGSGAVTLFLLVYGAAGIAGNFLGGAAVARHPRAAFAAAAATIAGATLLLPVLGGSEAGAVALLVLWGVAYGAVPVCSQTWFATARPDAPEASSVLFTASFQATLSTGALAGGVVVDRSSPSAVMALAGAVAVLAVPAIGLRPARRPAGTDRAGRP; from the coding sequence GTGTCCGCAGCGACGACCATCTCCCCCTGCCCCGCCGAACCTCCGACCCGGTCGCCACTCCTCTCGTGGCTGGCCGTGATCGCGGTGATGCTGGGCATCTTCTCCATCGTCACCACCGAGATCCTGCCCATCGGGCTCCTGACCTCCATCGGGTCGTCCTTCACCGTCTCCGACGGCGTGGCCGGTCTCATGATGACCATGCCGGGCTTCCTGGCGGCCGTCGCGGCGCCCCTGGTCACCGTGGCCACCCGGCGCCTCGACCGGCGGCTGGTGCTGGCGGCGTTCGTCCTGTTGCTGGCCCTGGCCAACTTCCTCGCCGCGTTCGCCCCGAACTACTGGCTGCTCCTGGTCTCCCGCGTGATGGTGGGCGTCACCATCGGGGGATTCTGGTCGGTCGGCGCGGGGATCGCGGGCCGGCTGGTCCCCGAGCGGTCGGCCCGCCGGGCCACCGCGGTCGTCTTCTCCGCGGTGCCGCTCGGCTCCGTCCTCGGCGTTCCCCTCGGCACCTTCGTCGCGGACGCCGCCGGATGGCGGACCGCCTTCCTGTCCATGGGAGTGCTGACCCTCGCCGTCCTGGTCCTGCTGGTCCTGGCGGTCCCGCCGCTGCCCGCCGTCGACCCGGTCGGCCTGCGGATGCTCGCCGGGATGCTGCGGGCATCCGGCACCCGGTTCGCACTGGCGGCCACCTTCCTCGTGGTGCTCGCCCACTTCGGGGCCTACACCTACGTCACGCCGTTCCTGGAGCAGGTGACCCGGGTCGGCTCCGGGGCCGTCACCCTGTTCCTCCTCGTGTACGGGGCGGCCGGGATCGCCGGCAACTTCCTGGGGGGAGCGGCCGTGGCCCGGCACCCGAGGGCCGCGTTCGCGGCGGCCGCCGCGACGATCGCCGGGGCGACGCTGCTCCTCCCGGTCCTCGGCGGCAGCGAGGCCGGGGCCGTGGCCCTGCTGGTCCTGTGGGGCGTCGCCTACGGGGCCGTCCCGGTCTGCTCCCAGACCTGGTTCGCCACGGCGCGTCCCGATGCGCCCGAGGCGTCCTCGGTGCTCTTCACGGCCTCGTTCCAGGCCACCCTCTCGACGGGGGCGCTGGCCGGCGGCGTCGTGGTCGACCGTTCCTCCCCGTCCGCGGTGATGGCGCTCGCGGGTGCGGTCGCGGTCCTCGCCGTGCCCGCCATCGGCCTGCGCCCCGCCCGCCGGCCTGCCGGGACGGACCGGGCGGGCCGGCCGTAG
- a CDS encoding YihY/virulence factor BrkB family protein has product MWNDDVTDDAAALTYYSVLVVLPALLVTVITFALVSPGTAQDFIAHVTQFAPGQSGAELHDLLVHVLTPGSATWTVLVAGSVSAVWSACSYLAVFRRSLHRMHGLPDSRSPWRKAPRILATALGLLALLVVSALVLLLSGPVVGSLGRLLRLDAAVPLVWTLVRWPLLLCLVAGLVVIVFHTGPPPARRRGHSLSGGALSAALWLAVSAGFALYTSVLGTYSRIYGSLAGTVVFLVWLWLSNLALLTGAQFTAELGRRHASSAPPGPREAAPAPGAR; this is encoded by the coding sequence ATGTGGAACGACGACGTCACGGACGACGCGGCCGCGCTGACCTACTACTCCGTCCTCGTCGTGCTGCCGGCGCTGCTCGTGACCGTGATCACGTTCGCCCTCGTCAGCCCCGGGACGGCCCAGGACTTCATCGCCCACGTCACGCAGTTCGCGCCCGGCCAGTCGGGCGCCGAACTGCACGATCTCCTCGTGCACGTGCTCACCCCGGGCTCGGCGACGTGGACCGTGCTGGTCGCGGGGTCGGTCAGTGCGGTGTGGTCGGCGTGCAGCTACCTGGCCGTCTTCCGGCGCTCCCTGCACCGGATGCACGGCCTGCCCGACAGCCGTTCGCCCTGGCGCAAGGCCCCGCGCATCCTGGCGACCGCGCTGGGGCTCCTCGCCCTGCTCGTCGTCAGCGCGCTCGTGCTGCTGCTGAGCGGTCCCGTGGTCGGCTCCCTCGGCCGGCTGCTCCGCCTCGACGCCGCGGTGCCGCTGGTCTGGACGCTCGTGCGCTGGCCCCTGCTGCTCTGCCTGGTCGCCGGGCTCGTGGTCATCGTCTTCCACACCGGCCCCCCGCCGGCTCGCCGGCGGGGCCACAGCCTGTCCGGGGGTGCCCTGTCGGCCGCGCTGTGGCTGGCGGTCTCGGCCGGATTCGCGCTCTACACCTCCGTGCTGGGCACGTACAGCCGGATCTACGGGTCCCTCGCGGGCACGGTCGTCTTCCTCGTGTGGCTGTGGCTCTCCAACCTCGCCCTGCTGACCGGCGCGCAGTTCACCGCCGAACTGGGGCGCCGGCACGCCTCGTCCGCGCCGCCCGGCCCGCGGGAGGCGGCCCCCGCCCCGG